TGTTACCTCTCAATTATATGCGCGTAAGATTTGTTGCTAACTAACTTCTTCAAGGCGCTCTTCCACGCATGGGAGCTTTTGTTGCTTGAATTGAGCACATGCTTCCCCGAGAGCGATGCTACCCATAAGCACATGATGCAAGTTGCTCAGCAGTGCCTGAATGCCAACCAGCTGGTTCCTGGCCCTGAAAGCATCTTCCTCAAAATTGTCGACAGAAGAGCTAATCTGGCTCTCATTCTAATTCAGCGCTTGGCTCAGTCCACTCTCGCAATCAAGGATGTTAACCAGCTTCTGGAGACTTTGATTGGTACGATCAATAGTGTTGATGAGCCGTTTGAATCTGAGTCTCTTGGTTATTACCGCACACTTCTGAAGGCACTGTTTGTCACGCTGCGGGCATATCAAACGACATCCAGcaagatggcggcgagcTCACAAGCAGATCTTGAGGGATCTATGGTGACTGTTACCCAAACCATTCTCAACATACTAGACACTGTGGTTGCAAGTGGATTCCGGTCATTGGTTAGCTTGATTCATGATAAGGAGACAGATGTCTTCCCAGAGGATCTTGCTCTCCTTACTGCAATCATGCAGGCTTGTCTCAGTGTTCCTAATATTGAACAATCTCAGACTCAAATATTGAACATCATGGCATCACATGACGCTACGCATGCAGCAACATCGCTGTACTCCTGGGCTGATAAGTTGGGCGAACATGGCGATCCCGTCTATGGCGAGCTCAGCATCTTGTTCTTACTGGAGCTCTCAACTCTTCCGTTGCTGGCGGAGCAGCTTGCTTGCGACGGAGTTCTCGGCTCTATCCTCTCAGCTAACCTCACCAAATTCATGCTGAGGACTAACGTCTCGCCATATGCGGATGCATCAATTGCACAACGGTGCTACGGAATATGGGTTAAAGGGATGCTTCCACTCATGTTGAATTTGCTCACTGCTCTTGGAGCAACAGTTGCTCCGGAAATTACATATGTTCTGAACCAGTTCCCGCATCTACTGCAAGCTAGCGTGGAGCGATTTGAAGCGCCTGGCGCCAGTCGAACCAAGGAGAAGTCTACCCAGTACTTGACGCTTCTTGGTACCTCGGAGATTCACTCTTTGGCTCTACTCACGCGCGTGCTTGCGGCTCTTCGGATGAACAATAGCAGAGATATCCCGCCGGTCGAATGGGATGCGACGGGACTTCTTGAGAATGTAGACTATTGGCTCTCCAGCAGACGTCTTTTGAAGGAGCGGCTCCTGCCGCTAGGGCAACGAGAGATGGAatggagagggagaaaatTGGCGGGGGATTGTGAAAActtgctggaggagaaagTGGTGGCACAGCTTGAGACGGTTCGAGACGTGCTGGGCGAGGAATTTGAAGGTTGAAATGAATAAAGGTCGGATTTTGCGGTTCGAGTTACGCAACTAGAGAAACATGGGGATGGTAATGAATTTCAGGATTAGGCGTTGGACGTTGGGCTACTACTGCATCAGATGTATCATACAAGTCCTCCCGTGGATAACAGGGTTGTGTTTCGGTTATGAACTCGAGCATCTAAACTTAATTCCCATTGAGCAAGGTTTTTATATACCGTGTGGTGTATATCGGTTGATGGTTTCCAACAATGAGACATGACCAGAACACCTCTGCCCCCACTCCCAACCACTCCTTCATATCCCGTAATAATGATACAGTAgactccatctccatgaGCCAAAATTGTTTGTCCCAGCGATAACATCTCAGCtggccttttcccttttctttttcttattgtTTTCCTTTCCCACCATAACGCTTTGTATCATACAAGCTCTCGGAAGTTGGGGAACTTGTCCCTCAACAGAGACTCAAGGCGCCTCGAGGGAAAATTAAAACCCTCTCCGTCGATCCCGTCATCGATAGCAAAGATTTTGTGTCGTGGAACAAGTCGTTTTACGTTTTTCAACTGTGTTTGTTGTATGTCTTTATTTCTGCATCTGCTGCGTGATCTGGGCGTTGTGCTCCTGGAAGCGCTCGCTGACGCGCTGCTGGGTGGCCATCCACTTGAGGACGCAGCGGTTGAGGCAGCCGGTTTCCTTGGAGGAGAGGGACTTTGAGGTGAAGTCGTCGACGCAGGAGGTGAAGCAGTGCTCGACAAGGCCGCCGAAAGCCTGGGTGTTTGTGTTAGTTAGGGGTTTATTATGtgtatttcttctttttctttttggatagtatatatatgtgcGTCGGGAGCGGGAATGGATAGAGGGAGACATACGCCGACGAATTCCTTGACTTGACGCTTTTGCATGCGCTGCTCGAGAGTGCGCTGCTCGGCGGACGTTAACCTGAGAATTGGGCGATGAGCGTTAGTTGAAAATGCGGATGTTAAAGGATTGTAGGGAATGTGAAGGGGGAAGCTGTACATATCCATGTTGGCGGTGGTTTTGGGGTGGTTGGTGAGAAGGGATGTGAGGAGGAAGTTGTTTGGCTTTGGAGGAGCTGTTTGGactgatgacgatgaaatTTTGAAAGTATTCCGCATTCAAGATGTTCCACCCCCACATTTGGATTGAGTGTGCGAAGGCTATTATTCGCACGGACTGGTGGTGTGGCTGCTTTGGTGGATGGTTGGAAGTTGTACAGTGTGAGGTTTTTAACATTTGGTCCACTAGTAGTACCTATGCTTGTCCATTCAAGATCAACAGTATTGGAGATAACTTGGTCATTGTTTGATACTTATACTGTTACTGGCATTCGTAGATTTATATTCACACAGATCATGAGATTTTAATACGCAAAATGCTTTCGTATCGTCATGCAGTATCTTCCTATGCTCACAATGGCTGGGGATTGCCAATAGAGGAAAGTATACTATATGCACCTGTAAGGCGTTGCATTCATATCGCCGCTCTGCAAAGATTTTGTTAACTAGGGCCCAAGTCAGCTGTACAACACCGTGCTCACAAATCGATCTATCAGATACTTGTACCTGAAGATAGCGGTAGTAGAAGAAAATAGTGAGAGTAGCTGGTAAGTACAAGGGAGTCGCTCCTTTATATGCAACCAATGATGGCGCAGCCCCTCACATGGTAACAACCTCACTCTCTCAGCCGCACGCCAAGGGACTGCTTGAAGCAATGGAAGACAAGCGCATCATAAATCAGTTGCGAAGGCAGTATCGCTATTATCCGCTGCTATCCTCTCCTACCCTCTAGTATCGCTATTGTCTGCTTCTatcgctactttcttctatgCAAGCACAATGTCAAATGGTACTAGTCCAACTCAACCGATACGGCGGAGCGACTTCAAAATAGCAATCATCTGCGCTCTGCAAGTCGAATACGATGCAGTCTGCCTACTTGTTGACGAGTTCTGGGATGAGGACTTTGGCCGAGCAGAGGGTGACCAGAACTTTTACACGGCGGGCTGTGTCGGCAACCACAATGTTGTCATCATCCTTCTCGAGAGCATGGGGAAAATcagcgctgccaaggctgctgcaaATATGCGCGTGAGCTTCACTGCCattcagctgcttctgcttgttGGAATATGTGGCGGGGTTCCGTCAGGCCCACGGGGAGAGATTCTGCTAGGCGATGTCATCATTGGCGACGAAGTGAAGCTCTACGACTACGGCAAGCGATATCCAGATGGATTTCGACGCTCAGAAGACCCCGGGTACAACATAAGCAACTTCAATAGGAGTGTTCGTGGCTTACTGGGTGCGATACAGACAGATAGGGGCATGCGGTCATTTGAAGATCGAATAGGCCATCATCTGCAACACCTTCAGGAAgtggccagcagccagaaAATCATCAAGTACAGTTATCCAGGATCAGCAGAGGACAAGCTTTTCGCTTCTGAATATCGCcacaaacatcatcaacgtgCACCATGTATTTGCCGTTGTTGTCTTACCGACTCAGACCCCATATGTGGAGAAGCGATCAAGGCTTCATGTCTTGAGACGAATTGTGATACAAGCCACATCATTCCGAGGGAAAGGATAGCTGCAAAGCAGATGCTAGGACAGGAAAAGGTCAATGAGGCTCAGCGTCCGATTGTGCACTTTGGACGCCTTGCGTCAGCGGACATGGTCCTAAAGTCTGCAAAAGACCGTGATGCGTTGAGCCAAGAGCTCCAGGTCATTGGATTTGAAATGGAGGCCGCTGGGTTTTACAATGAGCTACCATACGTGGTGATTAAGAGTGTTTGCGACTACGCTGATTCCCACAAGTCCAAGGCATGGCAACCATTTgcggcggcaacggctgcaTCTGCTTGTAAATCACTATTAGAACGCTATCACCGGACCGATTCGATCCCACAAGAGGCCTTTATAGATCACGGCGCTAGCAAAGAAGATCGTGCACATGCAGCCATTTGCGTCATCCCATTGCTCAAGAATGAGCGGTTCGTCGGCAGACAAGATGTCTTGGAGAAGCTTAAAGAAATGCTATTTCAGAAGCAATGCTTCAGCCGGGCTGCATTGGTGGGATTGGGTGGTATGGGCAAAACACAAGTCGCCTTACAACTTGCATATTTGATGAAGGATGTGGTGCGAGACGAGGGTGGTAGGGAATGTTCCGTTCTTTGGATTCCCGCTCTAAGTGTTGCGACGTTCGAACAAGCCTGTGCTGACATCGTGAAACGCATACCTCAATCAAGTAAAATAGGAAAAGATGATAAGCAAATTGTCAAAGAGTATTTTAGCACGGAAGAAGCGGGCAGATGGCTTCTTGTATTGGACAACGCAGATGATCACGACCTCATATTCGGGCACAGTTCAGCGCCTGGGGGGCTATTGCAGTATCTCCCTCGAAGCGACTTGGGCTGTATTTTAGCCACCAGTCGTGATCGTGGAGTTGCTGTCGATTTCGCTGAGACTAATGTTGTTATGTTGTCAGAAATGGGCATGGATGAAGCAGAACTCTTTTTTCGAAGATCATTGATCAATAATGACTTTGTCGGTGTTGACGAAGATATCAAGTCATTGCTAGAATTCCTCGAAAGAATCCCACTGGCAATTGCTCAAGCAGTGGCATATATAAACGTCAACCAAGTCACAATCCGAGAGTTTCTTAGTCTCCTGCAGGGCGTTCCGTATGACCAAATCAGTATCTTGAGTCGACACTTTCGAGACTCGACGCGGTATCAAGAATCCCAGAATGCGATTGCCTTGACATGGCTGGCGTCATTTGACAGAATCACTCAAACAGACCCAACAGCGTCAAAACTACTAGCATTCATCTCATACATTGAACCTAAAGGCATACCGAGATCTCTACTTCCTGAAGGAGAGTCTTGGGAGGAGTTTCTACACGCTATAGGTACTTTGCTCGGCTATGGGTTTCTAACTCTACAACGAGAAGACTTCTACGACATGCACAGACTTGTACATATAGCTGCTACTGTATGGGCAAGGGAAAGATTTACAGATGCCATGGATCCGAATCTTGCTTTGGAGCATGTTGCCTCCGTCTTCCTGGGTCCCCAATACAACAACCGCGAGAAATGGATGGCATATATTCCACACACACTGAAAATCTTACATGACAGGTTCAGGTTTGATAATGAGAGTTCCCTAATTCTAGCTTGCCGCGTAGGGCAATGCATGCTGGTCGAAGGAATGACCCAATTGGCTGTGTCGATGCTGGAGAACTTGGTGGCTTACACGGATATGCGAGGTAACAAGGACTCAATCTGGCAATCACCTCAACATGAGCTTGCGAGAGCCTACTATTACGATAGGCAATATGAAAAGGCGGAATCAATACTGGAGCGTGTGGTGGCTGTGCGAGAGGAAGTCCTTGGGGAAGAGCATGAAGAAACAATAAGGTCACAGGATGTCCTTGCAAAGGTCTATCGCGAAATTGGAAAATACAAGGAGGCAATATCAATACTAGAACGCGTGATGGCCGTTCGCAAAAAGACCTTGGGCGAAGAGCATCAAGAAACAATAGGGTCACGGCATGCTCTCGCAAAGGCTTAccgccaagatggacgatTAAACGAAGCAAAATTGATGTTGGAGCACGTAGTGGCTCTTCGAGAAAGGGTCTTTGGAGAAGATCACCCATTCCTCCTAGTATCACAGTTTGAGTTGGCAAAGGTTTATAAGCAAGGGGACGAGATGGACAACACGAAGGCATTTTCGATACTGGAGCGCTTGGTGGTTAGAGGGATGAGGACTAATAACATGGAGGATCCGTTTTATCTGAGCTCACTGCACGAGCTCGCAAGCTTGCACTATGCAAACGACGAGACGGACAaggcggtgctgctgctggagtaTGTCGTGGCGATGCACAGGAAGATATTTCCCGAGCATGATTATCGCCGTGTGCGGTCTGAGAAGAATCTTGTGCAGATGTACAGGTCTTTGGAAACAAGGGCACAGCATCGTGATGGAGAATGTAGCGAGAGTAGCAGGTAGTAGAAGGATATACCTATACAGCAAATGCTGGAGGAATATAGTAATAATAGCAAATACCGGAGGAATATAAGCGATAGAAGCAGACACTTGCAAAAACAGCTTTAAAGGTCAATATCCCCATTCATAggggtacatgtattcacAATCGTTTACACAATATAGACGCACTGATATCCACAGCCCTCTCAGGTAGCAGTAGCTGGGACGCTTCCAGGCAATTTGTCTGTTTCACTGACGTCCCATATCTTCACTTGTCATTGTACTGATAATACGATGGAGCCACTTTGGCTGCTCGTAATTTGGACTCACCGGACGCATGGCTGGCCAGCAAAGTTTCTGAACGAAGCAGCCGCAGGATATTGTGCATCTCAGGCCTGAATAGCTTCAAGTCTATGCCCAGCCGGTATTAGCATCTGAATATGATTTTTGCCTTGATCTACCGTAAAATAACCACACACAAGGGTTGATAAGAAAGTCCGTATTGCATTGCTACCTCAAGTGTTGGACTGCAGTCATCGTGAGCCTCGAAAAGCCGAGCCCAAGCGTGGCTATGCTCGGTGTTGGTTTGCTCTTTGTAATGCGGGCAAAACAGACACAAGGGCTTACCTGTACAAGTATCTACTGGCTCTGACAGGACCGAGACGACTTCACGATGATGATATACGGAGTCACTGACAATGTCTCTATTCTCTATTCTCCATAGCCCTTGTTCACAATTCACAACCTACTGGTTCGGGCCATGTTCGATACGACGCCAGTCAGCCTGGCCCCCTTGACCTGCCCAAGCCACAACGGCATCGTGAGGGCGCCTTGGCATAAGCCTGGCGGCGATTTGATGGGATTTGGAAGTCGATGATGCGCCTGTCGCGTCGGGAGTAAACAAATACGAGAGCAGTCCGTGAACGCCTGGGAAGCTAGTCGTTTGATAGTGCTAATTGACGCGTATATGCAGGAATAAAGTTAATTGAGCAAAAAAGATGCTTGTTAGGAGTTAGGCCAGGtgagagcagagagaagctggatggagaaggGACGGATTGGATCAGCAATTGACTAGCACGGACAGGCTATGctaaaaaaagacacaagaTGGAGTAGTATTAATCAATCCATCCTGGGCctttggtgatgatgatgcccttgatttgtacatacatgtgctCTCCATCTAGGCTGTTATACGAAGTACTCCTACCAGGACGAGTAAGACCAACTTGAAAATGCACCAGCTTACAGTTAGTAGGTTCCATGCTGTTACAGGCTCCCTCGCCCGTTCTGTACTGTAGGACTTGCGcaaggctgcagcagcacaaacatccatgtcatcatccccctcgctcgctcgcttgcTGCAAGCTGATGATAATGATCCAGCTGCCGACTAAAGTAGCTCTTTTCCTGGAACAGCCAAACAGCTCAAATCAAACCACAGACACCGTCACGGGTCCCAGCTGAAAAGGATCAGGCGTGTCTCTAGCTGGCCCCCTCCAAGAGTCCAAGAGCTCTCCCTCACCCGTTTTTTGCAGGGATCGTGGCCTTGTTTGCGCAGCCTTTGGAGATCCAGGCGCCGATCATCCCAGAGCGAAACATGCTGGCCGCCAACGTCATTCGCCATTATGCCAACCCCTCGTTCGGCCGTGCACCGCctcattctttttcccctGGCATGTTTTGGAGTCTGTCAGTGGTGCATCGTATCAGGTTGTTAGAGTAGAGGCGGAGGGGCTGGTCGGAAAAAGTCGAGATGCTTGCTGCAAGTGCCCTGTAGCCTGTAGATTTGGGCACTGACTGTGCTGTGCGCAAGCACCTGCCACTGCAGCTTGTACATGTTTGTAGCTCCGCGTCCCGCCAGCCGTGCAGCAGACGCAGGTAGCGGTACCTCGAACCCCCCCCTCCACACCGGTCCCTGGGCTCCTGTGTTTCACCCAAGCCTGCTGTCGCCGCCAGTCATCAGCACGCTCAGCACGCAGGCAGTGGCTCCAGCTAAGCCCGCGCCACAGGAGTGCTTGCAGCCCcatgtaccggtaccgaGCAACGTTCCCCCTCTCCAGCCATCTCCACGAACCATTGGCCCTGGAGCTGCAAGAATACGACCACGCTACCTAGAGGTACGCCGGTGCTGTGCCACCCGCCACCAAAAACCTCAGACAGCGACAAAGTGCAACACCACAGCCAAACGCCGTGTCACCTCCTTCATCCCCGTATCTTGATCCtcacctcttcttcctctctccgGCTTCTCGCTCCTCTGCTCCTCTCCCCGGAATCGCCTCCCTCATGTCTCTATCCCGTCGGGGCACCTGGCCGCTAGTTCACCCTCACCCTTGGATCGCCCGCTCTCCAGCCCGCCTCCCTGCTCGGCGAAGCGAATAGCTGCGAAGGCTAGACGGTCGAGACAAGTCTTGGAGACGCTGTTCTTTTGCATCCTCTCATCCTCTCATCCTCCCGCCTTTCCGCTCCGATTGCGCTGCCCGCCTGGAGATCGTCGACATTCGTTTCCTTCGCGGGCCTCGATCCGACACCTGCTGCGCTGCCTggttgctttggctttgccTTGCACTCTCGCTTTTGCCGCCCCTCGCTCGCTCTCCTTCGGGAGCCGCATCGCTCGTTGCGCCCCCCCTCCCGCCAGGGCAATCCGAAGCCTCGTCGAGACGCTCTGCCCATTGAATCTTGACTCTGGCCGCGCTGCCTCTTTCTAGTCCGCCGGTCCTCCGTGCGCCCGCCGCCTGCCATGACGTCTAGCAATCCGAATGCGCACCAGGGCAGCCCGCCTCCGCAGCCTGCGCTGCCCAACACGCCCGCGTCGCCGCCGAACAAACGCGATCTCAAGTCGTGGTGGAAGAACTTCAAGCTGCCCACCAAGCACCAGGAATCGTCTCCGCAGGGTACgctctcaacctcaacctccaGTACCTCCCCTCCCGCCGGTCCCTGTGCATTCATCCGCAGACACCTTGCCTCGCTTAGGACGCTCTGGTCGCTATTCAGGTCTTCTGGTATCGATTTCAATTTGCTCGGTTCCTTTGTGTGCTGCATAGGCCTGCTGATGCCAGGGACTTTGGTCGCAATATAAATTCTCGTTGGATAGTCTCACCTATTGAGGCAGCGTGTCAAGCGATGCAGATCCTTCGCCCATGTattgccttcttcctccgtcTTTTCAACCCCACTGTCCCTTGGCTACCTCTCCCCCCAAAAcgaagggaagaaaagaaggagagacaACCGTAtcagtttttctttttggtcGTATTGACATGTGCAACTAATGCCATGGATTTTAGAAAACCGCGGCCCGGGCATTTTTGGAGTCCCTCTCCGACAGAGTATAACATACGCAAACGTTGCCATCTCTCTTGTTGACGAGAATGGCAAAAGCTACATCTATGGCTACGTTCCCATTGTCGTCGCCAAGTGTGGCGTCTtcttgaaagaaaaaggtacGTCGGATGGAAGAACAGAAATGACCTCTATTCCGCTACTAACAATTCGAACCAGCTACCGGTGTTGAAGGCATCTTTCGATTGAATGGGTCTGAGAAACGaatcaaggagctcaagacgATATTCGATTCGCCTGATCGATATGGCAAGGGACTCGTCTGGGACGGATACACCGTCCACGATGCCGCCACCGTACTCCGAAGATATCTCAACGACTTGCCCGAGCCTGTAGTGCCTCTAGATCTGTACGAGAAATTCCGCGATCCCCTTCGAGGGGCTACAAAGCAGGCAGTCGGCGATACAGACGGTCCTCAATTCGTTGAAAACTTTGACGAGAGGGGAGCCATCATCAAGTACCAAAAGGTAATTACCGAATTGCCCCCGCTTAACAAACAGCTGCTTCTTTACATCCTGGATCTACTGGCTGTCTTTGCTGCCAAATCCGACGAGAACCGCATGAACTCTCAGAACTTGGCGGCCATTTTTCAACCCGGCATGCTGTCTCACCCCTCTCATGCAATGGCTCCGGAGGAGTACCGCCTGAACCAATgtgtcatcatcttcctcattgAGAACCAAGACCATTTCCTTATTGGTATGCAAGGCACTGAGGCAGATGAGACAACGATGCAGCAGGTGGCCTCCGGGCCTTCCAACGGACCCCGTACGCCAAACCCGGATAGGAGCTCGGGCCTGGGGAGAACGGCCTCCAACGCCAGTGCCGGCGCTGAGAACGTTCGAAAGGATGGCATGATTCGACGGAACCGATCTGTCTCCTCCAGACATTCAAGGGTCGACGGCGCAGCCACTCCTAACAGTCCGGCCCTGGCAGCAACGCCCACTGGCGGTGGTTTAGCTAGGAGCAACACCGTGCCATCCAAGAAATCTCCAGCTTTGGTAGGGGGAAAGTTCAAGAAGACTGAGAGCCCTGCTCGCGCGCCGCATTCCCCGGCATTAGAACCCTTGACACCAGCTCACCCACCTGCGGAGACCAAGCTGGAGGTACCCCCACGATCTTCCACGCCGAACGAAATACATAGGACGTTTGATGAAATGCATCTTTCCCCAGATCGTTTGTTATCACCTGGTAGGAGCCAGGAGAGATTGCTGGACTCGCACGAACCCTCCACGCCATCGAAACATCACCATCAGAATCTACAGAAGCTGGAACAACTGTTCCACAACGATAAACGGCAGCCGAACAAGCTGAAAAAGAAGCGGATACCAGGTAGCATGAGCATCAGTGCCCAGAGCTCGGTTACGTCGCTCCCGCATTCTGCCTCGCCAGGTACAGAATCTGGGAACCCCTTGGAAGCGGCACCGGCTTTTGCACAGCCCGTAGCACAGCCTCAGTTCCGCACGACTGCCATTCCTCATTCAGTGCCCCAGCCGTCGCCTTTTGCTTCGGCGCCCTCTGTGGAGACTCAAAAGCAACCGGATTTACATCACCAGCACTCGACCCCTGTGATTCACCAGAATCACGCTGATCACCACCACAATCACTCAGTTTCTCATTATCAAGAGCAGCTGCGACCTGAGGATATCTCACGGGGGAAGAAGTCCCCCCCTGCTTCGGTTAACTCATCTTTCAACGACGGCTCGGACTTTGAACAAGTAGCTCACGAGACCCCATTGCCAGCAATTGTCGAGACGGCcgataaagaaaagaagagccgaTGGAGATTGTCGAGGCCCACCAAGAAAGATGACTCTGCAAGTGGACCGGGCAGTCCCAGGGCATCGCCACCGCAGTTTAACATAGGCTCAAACAATAACGCAGATATTAGCACCACCTCGATTGGAAGCGCCATTGCTATGCCCCGCAAGAGTTTTACTGGCGAAAGCTCAGAGCATCTACCCAGTGGCAGTGATCGCGCGTACACGTACGAAAGCTCCCGGGATGATGATAAGGACGCAAAAGGCCCGATTGGTTGGATAAAGCACAAGTATCGAGAGGCCAAAGAGAATGCCGACCAGAAGCGAACCAAgtctccgcctcctccagacCACCATCAAGGATTTGGCCCAAGTCTGATGGCGTCACGCGGCAAGAGCTTAGATATAAACCGAGACCTATCTCGAGAGGAAGTAAACTCTATTGGAAAGCCAGCTCAACAAGATGCTTTTAAAGATTTGCAGAAAGACAGGATAAATGCCCCACCAGAGGCGTACAGAAAGCTTGGCCAGACAGAGGCAGTTCAGAGAGAGCCCGCTCAGGGCATGACAATCCACAGGGTCATTAGCGATACGGAGAAGGCACCGGCAGAACCCATTGCTCAGAGGGGCGTAACACTCGTTGACGCCCCCATGGAAGAGGCTCCCGAGACGACCGCCCAACCGAAGACCCAGGTTCCAACGAATCCTCCCTCTGAGGCGGTGCCACCTGTGGAACAGTCATCGACATCTGCTGTAGATAAAGAGCAGGAGGGAAAACAAGCATAGTGACTTTGGTTGAAACGCTTTTTTTCCATGAGACGAGATGTATCTAGGATTACGAGGAGTTGGCgggatgttttttttttcttctcttcttctaccactcccctttttttgttccaacttttttctccttttttagAATTAACGAATTTCCTTTGTCGTCATGTATTCGATGGTTTGTTTTCACtgagatgaaagaggagagagtgGAAAAGGAACTTTTTGACGTCTTAAAAACATTGGTTGTATGTATGTGAGGAAGCATGTTGGAATTGGGAAACCACTTAGGTACGAAACTATTTAGTTTATGAGAGACATGTGTCGGTGTTGTGCCGTTGTGCAAATGTAaaaatgagatgagagaaaacaaaatacaAGTGATAGATTCTAAACAAGTTGAGTTTTGTGCCAGAGGTGAATTATTGTGAGAATTTGTCAATTACTATATAGTATTCAGGTGAGAAGTAGGTAGATTATT
The sequence above is drawn from the Trichoderma breve strain T069 chromosome 5, whole genome shotgun sequence genome and encodes:
- a CDS encoding tim10/DDP family zinc finger domain-containing protein — translated: MDMYSFPLHIPYNPLTSAFSTNAHRPILRLTSAEQRTLEQRMQKRQVKEFVGAFGGLVEHCFTSCVDDFTSKSLSSKETGCLNRCVLKWMATQQRVSERFQEHNAQITQQMQK
- a CDS encoding tetratricopeptide repeat domain-containing protein; the protein is MSNGTSPTQPIRRSDFKIAIICALQVEYDAVCLLVDEFWDEDFGRAEGDQNFYTAGCVGNHNVVIILLESMGKISAAKAAANMRVSFTAIQLLLLVGICGGVPSGPRGEILLGDVIIGDEVKLYDYGKRYPDGFRRSEDPGYNISNFNRSVRGLLGAIQTDRGMRSFEDRIGHHLQHLQEVASSQKIIKYSYPGSAEDKLFASEYRHKHHQRAPCICRCCLTDSDPICGEAIKASCLETNCDTSHIIPRERIAAKQMLGQEKVNEAQRPIVHFGRLASADMVLKSAKDRDALSQELQVIGFEMEAAGFYNELPYVVIKSVCDYADSHKSKAWQPFAAATAASACKSLLERYHRTDSIPQEAFIDHGASKEDRAHAAICVIPLLKNERFVGRQDVLEKLKEMLFQKQCFSRAALVGLGGMGKTQVALQLAYLMKDVVRDEGGRECSVLWIPALSVATFEQACADIVKRIPQSSKIGKDDKQIVKEYFSTEEAGRWLLVLDNADDHDLIFGHSSAPGGLLQYLPRSDLGCILATSRDRGVAVDFAETNVVMLSEMGMDEAELFFRRSLINNDFVGVDEDIKSLLEFLERIPLAIAQAVAYINVNQVTIREFLSLLQGVPYDQISILSRHFRDSTRYQESQNAIALTWLASFDRITQTDPTASKLLAFISYIEPKGIPRSLLPEGESWEEFLHAIGTLLGYGFLTLQREDFYDMHRLVHIAATVWARERFTDAMDPNLALEHVASVFLGPQYNNREKWMAYIPHTLKILHDRFRFDNESSLILACRVGQCMLVEGMTQLAVSMLENLVAYTDMRGNKDSIWQSPQHELARAYYYDRQYEKAESILERVVAVREEVLGEEHEETIRSQDVLAKVYREIGKYKEAISILERVMAVRKKTLGEEHQETIGSRHALAKAYRQDGRLNEAKLMLEHVVALRERVFGEDHPFLLVSQFELAKVYKQGDEMDNTKAFSILERLVVRGMRTNNMEDPFYLSSLHELASLHYANDETDKAVLLLEYVVAMHRKIFPEHDYRRVRSEKNLVQMYRSLETRAQHRDGECSESSR
- a CDS encoding rhoGAP domain-containing protein, which codes for MTSSNPNAHQGSPPPQPALPNTPASPPNKRDLKSWWKNFKLPTKHQESSPQENRGPGIFGVPLRQSITYANVAISLVDENGKSYIYGYVPIVVAKCGVFLKEKATGVEGIFRLNGSEKRIKELKTIFDSPDRYGKGLVWDGYTVHDAATVLRRYLNDLPEPVVPLDLYEKFRDPLRGATKQAVGDTDGPQFVENFDERGAIIKYQKVITELPPLNKQLLLYILDLLAVFAAKSDENRMNSQNLAAIFQPGMLSHPSHAMAPEEYRLNQCVIIFLIENQDHFLIGMQGTEADETTMQQVASGPSNGPRTPNPDRSSGLGRTASNASAGAENVRKDGMIRRNRSVSSRHSRVDGAATPNSPALAATPTGGGLARSNTVPSKKSPALVGGKFKKTESPARAPHSPALEPLTPAHPPAETKLEVPPRSSTPNEIHRTFDEMHLSPDRLLSPGRSQERLLDSHEPSTPSKHHHQNLQKLEQLFHNDKRQPNKLKKKRIPGTESGNPLEAAPAFAQPVAQPQFRTTAIPHSVPQPSPFASAPSVETQKQPDLHHQHSTPVIHQNHADHHHNHSVSHYQEQLRPEDISRGKKSPPASVNSSFNDGSDFEQVAHETPLPAIVETADKEKKSRWRLSRPTKKDDSASGPGSPRASPPQFNIGSNNNADISTTSIGSAIAMPRKSFTGESSEHLPSGSDRAYTYESSRDDDKDAKGPIGWIKHKYREAKENADQKRTKSPPPPDHHQGFGPSLMASRGKSLDINRDLSREEKDRINAPPEAYRKLGQTEAVQREPAQGMTIHRVISDTEKAPAEPIAQRGVTLVDAPMEEAPETTAQPKTQVPTNPPSEAVPPVEQSSTSAVDKEQEGKQA